The Psychrobacter sp. P11G3 genomic interval ATTGTCAATATGAACGATTTAGCAGGCTAGGCTCATTCGCTAGCCGATGATTCATTGTGCTATTCATATACAGACAGCTTTCCTATTTCAAAATTTCTATTTTAACTCTCTTTCACTCTACTCATATCACCTCACTTGCTTGCTAAGCCTTGGAATAGCTTTCTTAAGGTTTGCTTACTGTTGTATATTGTTGAACGAACGCTATTTTTGCTATGGCAAACACCAGCGCCGCGCTATAGTAAGCACGGTTTAATAGTCATACATGTAGAGTCAGCTAACATTTGGCTTTGGCTAAAATAGCAAACCCAAACCCAAACCCAAACCCAAACTAGGTACAGCGCTGGATAAAAATAAAACCATGGTTTATAGTGACAATAGTTTCAGAGCTCATTGATATATCATTAATGAGAGCCATGATAGAACGCCACTTTTACTATTTACATAACTGTGATGACCAAAGCGATGACTATGACTGACAAACTCCAAGTAAATATGACGCCAAAAAGTGCTATTCAGGATATGCAATCCCATCCGAATGTTGTAAATGACCAAAAGACTGTTTCTTCAGCTATGCAGCGTAGTGTGGCGAGAAAGTCTGGTCAAGCAGGATTCACTCTTATCGAAATTATGGTCGTTATTGTGATCCTAGCCATTCTTGCTGGATTAGTGGTACCAAAAGTAGTTGGTCAAAGTGATAAGGCCCGTGTTAAAACAACTGAAACGGCGCTTGCCACTGTCTCAAATGCGTTAGATATGTATAAGGTTGATAATTCACGCTATCCGACGACCGCTCAAGGATTAGAGGCGCTTACGACACCGCCTGCTGATGCAAAAAACTATCCTGAAGGTGGGTATATTAAAGGTGGCTATCCAACCGATGGCTGGGAAAATGAGATGCAGTATGTTGCACCAGGTAGTGAAGGGCGACCTTACGATTTGTTTTCATTAGGTGCTGATGGTCAACAAGGTGGTGAAGGTCAAGATGCGGATCTTTATGCTCAGCTATAAAGCTTAATAACAGCCGTATAGTGAACAAATTCTGATACTGATATAGCTTTGTAGAATGAAACATTCGTTCATTGATGCACTTTCAACAATTTATAAATATCAACCAATATTCCCTTATTGGTTGATATTTTTTATCAGTAGATAAATTTCCTACTGTTCAGTACAAGTTTGATAGTCAGTGCTATAAATATATCTAGGCGCTCAGCAAAACAGTCATCGCAAACTGCAATTAAAGGTAATCATCTATGTCGATCCAACAGTCTAATAAATACTTTTCTAAAAACCTTTATAAATTGGTTCTAACCGTTGCAAGCACTTCATTAGTAACGGTTCTGTCAATGACATCGATCAGTGTACAAGCAGCAGGGTTAAATGACTTATTTAAAAATAGCTCCTCGGCAAAATCAAAGTTCTTACCAGTGGATGAAGCCTTTCAGGTGGTCAGTAATACTAAAGCGACTTCCAAAGGCACACGGCTGTCGATCAGTTTTGAAATCACGCCAGGGCATTATGTCTATAAGGATAAGCTTACGTTGAGCTTCCCTAAAGGAATAAGCGCTACGCCGTTCACTTTCAATCAAGCACCAATATCCATCAATGATCCGACCTTTGGTCAGGTTCCTGTATTTACTCAAAGAAGCGTCATTGCAACCACGACACTGACGACGAGTAATGGTAAGGGCGCCAAAAACGCGCCTGTTATTATTGGTTGGCAAGGGTGTGCAACGGCTGGGCTATGCTATCCACCAGAAAAAGTTAAAACCAAGATAGACATTGCTGCGACCCGCAAATAAATAGCGAGTAGGTTGATTAAAATATCGGTAATAATAGGTAGCCATTCATGTCCATCAAGACATCACTAAAGTCCTCATCATTTAGCGTATCTACTCATTCGAAAAAATCCCATATCTTAGCGCTTGTCATCGCTAGTGGCTCATTGTTGACAGGTTTGTCAACGACATCAACAGTACAGGCGGCAGGGTTAGGCGACCTTTTCGGTAGTAGTGAAAGCTCATCGAAGTCAAAGTTTTTGCCAGTAGATCAAGCGTTTCAGGTGAGTACGGGTAGTACCCCTGTCAAAGCAGGTACGCGGTTATCTGTTAATTTTGATATCACTCCTGAACATTACGTCTATAAAAAGCAAATTAAGCTTACGCTACCCGCTGGCGTAACGGCTGCACCTTTTACCTTTAGCCAGACACCATATTCGATAGATGATCCAACATTTGGCAAGGTACTGGTATTTGACCAAGCGAATATGGTCGCTACCACAACACTGACAAACAATAGTGGCAAGAATATAGATAGTGCCGCTATCGTTGTCGGCTGGCAAGGCTGTGCAAAAGCAGGGCTGTGCTATCCACCTGAAAAGATTAATACGGCTGTCGATATTGCAGCTGCATCGACGCAGGTATCAGCAGATAGTGAGAGTACTGCGAGCTCGACCGATTTAGAGAATAGTGCTACGACGAAACTAGAGGAAGTAAGCTCAACAGCTCTTGATAATACTTTGCCTGATGAAGCGCAAGCACTGACAGACGATGGTGCTATTGACTATGATCTCATTGATGACAGCGCTGTAGAGTATGATTCTTTAGATAGTAGTGCAGCGATGAATACGATTTCTGCAGCAAATAGCAGCGTAACAGGCGAGACGGCCAATAGCGGAAGTACCTTGAACAACAGTTTCGTTGATAGCGATCCTTTTGGTTTGGCTTCTCACCCTTGGCTGGCATTAGTACTATTGTTTTTAGCAGGCTTAGGCTTAGCTTTGACGCCTTGCGTCCTACCGATGCTGCCTATTGTGGCCAACATTGTAGCCCGCGAACAAAACCCAACGGTCAAACGTGGTGTCATCTTGACCACCAGTTACGCGATTGGGGTAGCGACTGCTTATGGCATTTTGGGCGCTGTCATTGCAGTATTCGGTGAGTCTTTAGGTATTATAGGTTGGCTGCAGAATCCAATTATTCTCATTAGCTTTGCTATTGTTTTTATACTTCTCGCACTATACATGTTAGGTCTTTTTAGTGTGCGATTACCACAAGCGATCAGTCGAAAGATGCAAGGCTTAAGCCAAGCAGGTGACAGTAAGCTTGGTAGTACAGGCGGCAGTTTAATCGCTGGGTTTTTATCAGCGCTAGTCGTGTCACCTTGTGTTTCTGCGCCATTATTTGGGGCATTATTGGCGGTCTCTACCATTGGTAGTCCGTTGCTCGGCTTTGCTGCTTTATTCATGCTGGGTTTTGGGTTATCAGCGCCGCTTATCCTAATCGGTGCTACTCAAGGCAAGATTATGCCAAAGGCAGGCGAGTGGATGAATTGGGTCAAGCAAGGCTTTGCTTTACTACTGTTTGCCGTGGCACTGCTATTGATTGAGCGCGTCTTTATATCGCCAATCATGCTGATGGTATGGGCGTTATGGTTTATGGTCGTGGCAACATGGGCATGGAGTTGGCTAGGTAAAGGTCGTATGCTGACCCAAGCATTAAGCCTTATCGCTGGTATTTGGGCAACATGTTTAATAGTTGGCGCTGCATTGGGTAATGATGATAGCTTACATCCACTAGCGTCATTGGGTGCAGCACCGATGATGGTACAGTCAACGTCTGGTCAACCAGTGAATAGTGATAGCACCACTGATAAGACGATCACGACGCTTGCAGAGCTAGATACCATTGTCGCAGCCAATCCGAATGTCATTGTCGATTTGACAGCAGAGTGGTGTATTGAGTGCCGCATTATGGACAAGAACCTGTTTCACAATCGTCCAGTGCAGATGCAAGATTGGCAATTAGTGAAGCTTGATATCACTGAGACGACAGCAGACTCAAAAGCTGTGTTGTCTCGTTACCAACTCTTTGGTCCACCAGCGCTACTGTATTATATTGATGGTCAGCTAGTAAATCAGCAAGTTGGTGAGATTGGTCGCTCAGAATTCGAGCAAACATTATCGGCGTTGAACAACTAACATTTAACAATGAACACTTAAGAAACCAGTGTAATATTTCGAAAATTCTTAAGAATATTAAGAAGGCCAGTATACTAAGAAAAGTATGCTGGCTTTTTTAGTACTATTAAATCCATACTATAGAATATTTAGTAAGTATTTGTTATATAAGTGATTATATTGATAGGCGCTTATTTTAACTATCGATAAAGCTAGTATCGTGCTTATATTTTCATTACAATAAGGAAACAATGCAGCAGGGGCGCTAATTGTCATTTTTTCCGCTCCTAATATCTGCGATTAGCTGATAGCCTCAGTCAATTCTATTTTAGCGATAACGCTAATGGCCATATTAATTACCTCATATACTCTGCTAGC includes:
- the gspG gene encoding type II secretion system major pseudopilin GspG, with amino-acid sequence MQRSVARKSGQAGFTLIEIMVVIVILAILAGLVVPKVVGQSDKARVKTTETALATVSNALDMYKVDNSRYPTTAQGLEALTTPPADAKNYPEGGYIKGGYPTDGWENEMQYVAPGSEGRPYDLFSLGADGQQGGEGQDADLYAQL
- a CDS encoding protein-disulfide reductase DsbD N-terminal domain-containing protein, which produces MSIQQSNKYFSKNLYKLVLTVASTSLVTVLSMTSISVQAAGLNDLFKNSSSAKSKFLPVDEAFQVVSNTKATSKGTRLSISFEITPGHYVYKDKLTLSFPKGISATPFTFNQAPISINDPTFGQVPVFTQRSVIATTTLTTSNGKGAKNAPVIIGWQGCATAGLCYPPEKVKTKIDIAATRK
- the dsbD gene encoding protein-disulfide reductase DsbD, which encodes MSIKTSLKSSSFSVSTHSKKSHILALVIASGSLLTGLSTTSTVQAAGLGDLFGSSESSSKSKFLPVDQAFQVSTGSTPVKAGTRLSVNFDITPEHYVYKKQIKLTLPAGVTAAPFTFSQTPYSIDDPTFGKVLVFDQANMVATTTLTNNSGKNIDSAAIVVGWQGCAKAGLCYPPEKINTAVDIAAASTQVSADSESTASSTDLENSATTKLEEVSSTALDNTLPDEAQALTDDGAIDYDLIDDSAVEYDSLDSSAAMNTISAANSSVTGETANSGSTLNNSFVDSDPFGLASHPWLALVLLFLAGLGLALTPCVLPMLPIVANIVAREQNPTVKRGVILTTSYAIGVATAYGILGAVIAVFGESLGIIGWLQNPIILISFAIVFILLALYMLGLFSVRLPQAISRKMQGLSQAGDSKLGSTGGSLIAGFLSALVVSPCVSAPLFGALLAVSTIGSPLLGFAALFMLGFGLSAPLILIGATQGKIMPKAGEWMNWVKQGFALLLFAVALLLIERVFISPIMLMVWALWFMVVATWAWSWLGKGRMLTQALSLIAGIWATCLIVGAALGNDDSLHPLASLGAAPMMVQSTSGQPVNSDSTTDKTITTLAELDTIVAANPNVIVDLTAEWCIECRIMDKNLFHNRPVQMQDWQLVKLDITETTADSKAVLSRYQLFGPPALLYYIDGQLVNQQVGEIGRSEFEQTLSALNN